One window of Microbacterium sediminis genomic DNA carries:
- a CDS encoding restriction endonuclease subunit S — protein MNRERMMLGDALELLIDHRGKTPKKLGGDWTTAGHRVVSALNIKGNRVDGNDHHYISDEMYRRWMKVPLRKGDVLLTSEAPTGEVAFVGDDVDWAIGQRLFALRGRPGLLDGQYLFYALRGGQLRDDMMSRTTGTTVQGIRQAELVRVMIELPPLPEQRAIAATLGALDDKIESNRRAVDAMNGLVAAEFERCFGRRALTLELGRVDQEGAGWPAAVSCAGEWACEDPGAAYRGLPELAGGGRSSTAGARLDRTGRCSGGVRVDPHRG, from the coding sequence GTGAATCGCGAACGCATGATGCTTGGGGATGCGCTCGAGCTGCTGATCGACCATCGCGGAAAGACGCCAAAGAAGCTCGGCGGAGACTGGACGACAGCAGGCCACCGCGTCGTGTCGGCCCTCAATATCAAGGGCAATCGAGTCGACGGCAACGATCACCACTACATCTCTGACGAGATGTACCGCCGTTGGATGAAGGTCCCACTTCGCAAAGGCGATGTATTGCTCACATCCGAGGCGCCGACAGGTGAGGTCGCGTTCGTCGGCGACGACGTCGACTGGGCTATCGGTCAACGCTTGTTCGCCTTGCGGGGACGTCCGGGGTTGCTTGACGGCCAGTACCTCTTCTACGCGCTGAGGGGTGGCCAGCTTCGGGACGACATGATGTCTCGAACCACAGGAACCACCGTCCAGGGAATTCGACAGGCCGAGCTCGTCAGGGTGATGATCGAACTCCCGCCCCTCCCGGAGCAGCGTGCGATCGCTGCGACGCTCGGCGCGCTCGACGACAAGATCGAGTCCAATCGGCGCGCGGTGGACGCGATGAACGGACTCGTCGCTGCTGAGTTTGAACGGTGTTTCGGACGACGTGCGCTGACGTTGGAGCTAGGGCGTGTTGATCAAGAAGGTGCGGGGTGGCCAGCCGCCGTGAGTTGCGCGGGAGAATGGGCGTGTGAAGATCCAGGTGCTGCATATCGAGGATTGCCCGAATTGGCAGGAGGCGGGCGATCGAGTACGGCTGGTGCTCGACTCGATCGGACGGGGCGATGTTCCGGTGGAGTTCGTGTTGATCCGCACCGAGGCTGA
- a CDS encoding IS5 family transposase (programmed frameshift) produces MEPLMPTVTGRSRPWTDHRLAIEGMAWKYRTGAPWRDVPERFGKWNSIYKRFNRWAGDGTWQKLLTEVQKQADAAGEIDWVVSIDSTIARVHQHGATLARDTGAVPNHKNPWSEPPDHGIGRSRGGLTTKLHLVCDGRGRPLSMMITAGNINDTTMMSAVLENIRVPRDGKGRPRTRPDRVLADKGYPSRANRAWLRDRRIAATIPERDDQIAHRRKKPGRPIAFGDKQKERYKGRNVVERCFNRLKQWRGIAMRSDKLARNYRAAVSLAAALIWIKTDLR; encoded by the exons ATGGAGCCGTTGATGCCGACGGTGACCGGTCGGTCGCGGCCGTGGACGGATCACCGGCTCGCTATCGAGGGGATGGCGTGGAAGTACCGGACCGGTGCGCCGTGGCGTGACGTTCCGGAACGGTTCGGGAAGTGGAACTCGATCTACAAGCGGTTCAACCGGTGGGCCGGGGACGGCACCTGGCAGAAGCTGCTCACCGAGGTGCAGAAGCAGGCCGACGCCGCTGGGGAAATCGACTGGGTCGTCTCGATCGACTCCACGATCGCGCGCGTGCATCAGCACGGCGCGACCCTCGCCCGGGACACA GGGGCTGTGCCGAATCACAAGAATCCGTGGTCCGAGCCGCCTGATCACGGGATCGGACGCTCCCGCGGCGGGCTGACGACCAAACTGCACCTGGTCTGCGACGGGCGCGGCCGGCCGCTGAGCATGATGATCACCGCCGGGAACATCAACGACACCACGATGATGAGCGCGGTGCTGGAGAACATCCGCGTTCCCCGCGACGGGAAGGGCCGCCCCCGCACCCGCCCCGACCGGGTGCTCGCCGACAAGGGGTACCCCTCAAGGGCGAACCGCGCCTGGCTCCGCGACCGGAGGATCGCGGCGACCATCCCCGAGCGGGACGACCAGATCGCGCACCGCCGCAAGAAGCCGGGCCGGCCGATCGCTTTCGGCGACAAGCAGAAGGAACGCTACAAGGGACGCAACGTCGTAGAACGCTGCTTCAACCGTCTCAAGCAGTGGCGCGGCATCGCGATGCGCTCGGACAAACTCGCCCGCAACTACCGAGCCGCCGTCAGCCTCGCCGCGGCGCTGATCTGGATCAAGACCGATCTCCGCTGA
- a CDS encoding restriction endonuclease subunit S, which yields MQLDNIRDDGLVDTSKRYTITEDDYRKWSAKFATQPWDHVITNVGRIGAVARIPQGFVAALGRNMTGIRPNDPTESGAFICAALQAPAVRREIELRTDAGTIMNALNVRSIPHLRLPKSSADERRRFHSLVAPRLILMDHALQESQRLAALRDVLLPELLSGRIRVPADEVA from the coding sequence ATGCAACTCGACAATATTCGCGATGACGGCCTCGTTGACACGAGTAAGCGCTACACGATTACTGAGGACGACTATCGCAAGTGGTCGGCAAAGTTCGCGACGCAGCCGTGGGACCATGTGATCACCAACGTTGGACGGATCGGCGCGGTCGCGCGAATCCCTCAGGGTTTCGTTGCTGCGCTGGGGAGAAACATGACCGGGATCCGCCCCAATGATCCAACGGAGAGCGGGGCATTCATCTGCGCCGCGTTGCAGGCGCCGGCGGTGCGGCGCGAGATCGAGCTGCGAACTGACGCGGGGACGATCATGAACGCACTGAATGTCCGGTCGATCCCTCACCTCCGACTGCCTAAGAGTTCGGCTGACGAGCGCCGCCGTTTCCACTCGCTAGTGGCGCCCAGGCTCATCCTGATGGATCACGCGCTGCAGGAGTCGCAACGTCTCGCCGCGCTCCGTGACGTGTTGCTCCCGGAGCTCCTCTCGGGGCGTATCCGCGTGCCGGCCGACGAGGTCGCGTGA